A stretch of Henckelia pumila isolate YLH828 chromosome 4, ASM3356847v2, whole genome shotgun sequence DNA encodes these proteins:
- the LOC140866215 gene encoding probable serine/threonine-protein kinase At1g54610, translated as MGCVLGKTIFGQRKARRKEKNDARRSSENESVTAGNDVGRRGKKKKKKTIVEVPAVADSRWNLPAAVPEFKLKTGAAAAADEWPPWLLDVAGHAIQDWKPRRANTFEKLDKIGQGTYSNVYKARDLITGKVVALKKVRFDNLDPETVRFMSREILVLRRLNHPNVIKLEGLVISRISCSLYLVFEYMEHDLAGLAAVQTVKFTEPQIKCYMKQLLSGLEHCHDNGVLHRDIKCSNLLIDNEGILKIADFGLASFFDPQLKKPMTSRVVTLWYRPPELLLGATYYGVGVDLWSAGCILAELLSGKPILRGRTEVEQLHKVFKLCGSPSDDYWKRSRFTNATLYKPQQPYKRCITETFKDFPSSSLALLENLLAIDPDARETATAALNSEFFAAEPHACEPSSLPKFPPSKEMDIKLKDEEARRQRGLGRKPHVTDGNRRTRVRDKVSRAMPAPQANAELQTNLDRLRFMSDIKAKSKSEKFPPPHQDGAVGHPLNSSQIGPESFSGADASLSSSIFETKPSRSFRDLASKSAASARRKKKKEEPHRAPPRRFINALYPSSISWSTEFMFRSRRAA; from the exons AGAAAAGCTCGCCGGAAGGAAAAGAATGACGCACGGCGGAGCTCCGAGAACGAATCCGTGACGGCGGGGAATGACGTGGGGAGAAgaggaaagaagaagaagaagaagacgatCGTGGAGGTTCCGGCGGTAGCGGACTCAAGGTGGAATCTTCCGGCAGCGGTGCCGGAGTTCAAGCTAAAAACAGGAGCCGCGGCCGCGGCAGATGAGTGGCCGCCGTGGCTGTTGGACGTCGCCGGCCACGCCATCCAGGATTGGAAACCACGACGTGCTAACACCTTCGAGAAGCTTGACAAG ATTGGCCAGGGAACATACAGCAATGTGTACAAGGCCAGGGACTTGATCACTGGGAAGGTAGTGGCTCTTAAGAAAGTAAGGTTTGATAATTTAGATCCCGAGACGGTAAGGTTTATGTCGAGAGAAATACTCGTGCTGAGAAGGCTAAATCATCCCAATGTAATTAAGCTCGAAGGCTTGGTTATATCCCGAATTTCTTGCAGTCTTTACCTTGTTTTTGAGTATATGGAGCATGATCTTGCTGGCCTTGCTGCTGTCCAGACTGTCAAGTTCACCGAACCTCAG ATCAAATGCTATATGAAACAATTACTTTCTGGTCTTGAGCATTGCCACGACAATGGTGTCTTACACCGGGACATTAAGTGCTCGAATTTACTTATAGACAATGAAGGGATCTTAAAAATTGCCGATTTTGGGTTGGCTTCTTTCTTTGATCCTCAACTGAAGAAACCTATGACAAGCCGAGTAGTCACACTATGGTATCGTCCTCCAGAGCTTTTACTAGGGGCAACTTATTATGGAGTTGGTGTCGATTTGTGGAGTGCTGGCTGCATTCTGGCTGAGCTGCTTTCTGGGAAGCCAATATTACGGGGTCGGACAGAG gTGGAGCAACTGCACAAAGTGTTCAAACTTTGTGGTTCTCCATCCGATGATTACTGGAAGAGATCAAGATTTACGAATGCAACTCTTTATAAACCTCAGCAACCTTATAAGCGATGCATAACCGAGACCTTTAAGGATTTTCCATCATCGTCTCTGGCTCTTCTAGAAAATCTTCTTGCAATCGATCCTGATGCCCGAGAGACAGCCACTGCAGCATTAAATAGCGAA TTTTTCGCCGCTGAACCACATGCCTGTGAACCGTCGAGCTTACCTAAGTTTCCTCCAAGCAAAGAAATGGATATCAAATTGAAGGATGAAGAAGCCAGGAG GCAACGAGGTTTAGGTCGGAAACCTCATGTTACAGATGGTAATAGAAGAACGAGAGTACGTGACAAAGTCAGCCGTGCAATGCCAGCTCCACAAGCAAATGCGGAGCTACAAACCAATTTAGAT AGGCTGAGATTTATGTCTGATATTAAAGCCAAGAGCAAAAGTGAAAAATTCCCACCACCACACCAAGATGGAGCAGTTGGTCACCCTCTCAACTCATCTCAAATAGGTCCCGAATCATTCTCAGGAGCAGATGCCTCATTAAGTTCCTCCATTTTCGAGACAAAGCCATCAAGATCTTTCCGGGACCTTGCATCAAAAAGTGCAGCATCTGCAAGGAGGAAAAAGAAGAAGGAAGAGCCTCATAGAGCTCCTCCACGAAGATTTATCAATGCGTTGTATCCGTCTTCCATTAGTTGGTCGACGGAGTTCATGTTCAGGAGCAGGCGAGCAGCATAA